gcGAAACACAAAGCTTtaatcggacactgctgcgtgcgctcgagctttgcacgcgcttactgtacattgagtacagtaagggtgtagtAATGGTCCTCTGTACTTGAAAATGAATTATACATTGCTGCCTTCACTGGTGTATGGTCCTGTTTTGGACATTCGCAGAGTAACTGTGTGCGTTATATGGAACGCATcaccatttacgctccttaatgaatcaggcctacagTGTCTAACAAATTCTACCATTATATTGACTTTAGCAATAGACAGTGATTTGATGCAGGTAATTTTAATTGGTTTGTTTTAAGCAAGTCTACAGCTCTAACAGTGATTTAAATTTATCGGAATATGACAGGTTTGATTACAATTTCTCATTGTTCTGCTTGTGTTGTTAAAAGACTATAACTGTATCCTCTCTCTTAATTGCACAGTTAAAATTgctattcaatattttttttttcatatggtaCAATGGatttaaacaatgaaaaaaactGTGGTATGAAAACAAGCAGTTTGACAGCAGCATTTCTAGTTACTCATTAGTTACTTGTCTGTATGGGAGcaattacataaaaatgtattgttaccTTATCATTAAAATCTGTACATAAActcatttataataaaattaacAAGAAAGTATAGTCATGCTACACATCCTGTAGTAGTAGAAAATTTGTTCTGTAACCTAAAACTCATGAAGAAACCTGGATGGCAAAACCCATTGTCAAATAATAAGATCGGTGGTCAATTTGACAGCATCCTGGAAAGTTCAGATTGTCTGGTAATTTGGGCAGAACAACTGGACTATAACAGGCAAGTGCAATGTGATCTGTGGATGACCGCATACATAGACTGATAATAGATGTACCCTACATAGGCAGTGTACCCTATTTTGATCACATTTGATTTGGCAGATTCACTGTCTAACATAGGGACGTGTCTGGTCAACCAGATCATCCTGTGTGGCCAGACTGTTGTTCGTTCTTATTGTGTATCCTGAAATGTATCCCTGTATGGATAAacattgttttacattattatattatgaatcaACTGTGTACAGGTAAAATACAGTACTTTTGTCTTTAAGAAacagcaaacattttaaaaaggatACACAATACATCACACTTATGTAGATTAGTGTATGAATACTGCATCAATTCAAGAACACCTGTATTCAGACGATGAATATTTACAACACATTTTTTTGTAGAAAAACTTTAGCAGTAACAATTGATAAACTACAGACATGGGTAAATAAAAATGTGGCAAGGCTTTGAACCATGACTGGGCAACTCTGCATGTAAATATGCACTGTTTAATTAAAATTTAAGACAGGTTGTACCAAAGAGTTTGGTATGCTGGGCATAATAGTCAACAGTTAATAAGCCCAGAGAATACTcttcctttttaaaaataatttactatTGATAGTGGTTGTTTTTATAAACAAAATGGCAACATCTTCAAGTAACTTCATATTTAAGATAATCACTTTATCTGACTGATACAGTTTGAAACACCagtaaaatgtagaaaaaaaacaacacaaaacaaaaacaaaaaacacaaaactttcCCTTCAAATGTCTGTTTGAAACTActaccacatacaatatataaCTAAATCAATgcaattaaaaacacatttcagTACTGGGCTACAAGTTACAGGAAGACATATGATAAGAAGATTCAGAGGTAGGTAAGTGCCAACTTCACCTACAGAAAAACAgacatttactgatgttttagAATATACTCAGTATTGCTTGTAATTTCACAGCATATTTTAGAACAGGTGTACAATAGAGAGTGATGTACAAACGGTTTCAGCAAATACtgtaaacagaaaagaaaacacTGATGGCTTGTGCATATATAGTACAGCAGTTGTGTATTTGATTTTATATCGCATGTggaatagaaaacaaaaatgcaggtCAATGTAGTGAAATTTTATTGTGTTTCGTTAACTCTGAGTTATAACTTGTGGTAGTATAACAGATGCACAAGCTAtaccagcaaaggattctggaaaGTGCAAGTCCCTTTCCCATTCATCAGTTTCTGCATTGTATACTTGTACAATACTTGTCACATTGTTCAGGTGCCAGTTGTAACCCCCTACAATAAAGATCTTCTTATCCAGAAGACAGCAGCCAGcttcagactgtcctgctctcattGGACTCACAGTTGTCCACACGTCGGTCTCTGGAGCATAATACTCAACAGCCAACACATCAAAACATCGGTCAACATGATCCATCCTCCCACCAAAcacatacattttgtttttagctCCTACCATTGCATGGAGAACTCTTGGTTCATTCATTGGATTTTTGAATTCCCACTGGTCTAAAGAAGGGTCATAGCAATGCAAGGCTTTTTTGTCTTCAACAGACACTCCATAGCCTCCTGAAATATATAGCTTGCCCCCAAGTGTGGCACCAGCATGGCCCCAAGTTCTGCGTTTCAGTGAGCAGACATAGGTCCATTCATTCTTCTTTGGACAATACTTTTCGACAGATGCCAAACTGCCTGATCTGTTTCTTCCTCCAGTTGCGTATAACATGCCATACAAAACATGCAGTTGAAACTGAATTCTGCTCTCCTGCATGGGTTGAATTCGTAGCCACTGATTTAAATGGGGATCATAGCGGAAACAAACTTCCACAGCTCCTTCCCCGCTTCGGTACTGCAAATGCTGCCCTCCTACTACATACACAAAATTATCCAGCACTGCAACACAAGCATGGCTGCAACCAACTTCCATTTCATAGAGTTCTTTAAACTGACGAGCACTCATGTCAGGCAAATAATACACTTTACTGCTCACTGTACGGTCATTATCTGTATAAGGTGTTCCACCAAATGTTATAAGTGAGCATACATCTGACCTTATGATCGTCCGGTGAGACTGCATCTCATGCTGCCGAAATGGAAGAATTTGATAGTTGAAAGCCTCAAGTAGATACTGCCGGCAAAGGACATCCTCTACCATGATGTCTACAATCTGGACACTGTCCACCAACTCAGAAGACTTCATCAATGGAAACCGAATATGGCAAAGAACTTGACTAGCATTAGCACGACGAGAATAATCAAACTGCAGCCAACGAATAGCAGcatgaaataaatctatttcactGCAGTTTTTTAGCTTATTGCTTTGGAGGAAGAAAACTAGCCTCTCTAAAGGTAAATGAAGAAAATCTTCTTCCTCAGAAATTTTAAGAAAGTGTCTAAATGTGAATGCATCCACAGACTCTTTCAGAGATGTCAAACTAAAAGTTGTAGCCATCTGTCCAATATTCAAACATGTCTCCACGCTCATTGCAGACTTCAGGAACTCTTCACAAAGTTCCACAACAGGTACCATTTGGAGAAACACTGCAGCTCCCAGGACATCATGAATACAGTCAAGGTCGAGAGTAACTTCTGCACTGTATGCAAAATCAATGATGTGTCGTAGTCCTCTAGATGATACACCTTTTAATTCAATAACATCTTGACTGGCTTCTCTCATTCCGCCTGTAAACATtgccctttaaaaaaaacaaaaaaaacaaaaacaggaaatGAAACTGTAtgaatatttcattacattttaaaatttagttcattaataaatacaatataaataaataaggtttCACTTATCAACTATATTTCCCTTTTAAAACAGTAAAGAGAGTTTAATTGATATGTACAGTGTAAAACAAACTTTATCTTACATGGTTGTACAAATAAGGATTGTTATAATAAAGATCAGAAAATAATTGTTTTGCCCAAAGTGGATGAGAGCATGagaattttttgttaaaaaaaaaaagtaattaaacttAACTAGAAGAAAGGTAGGGTAATGGGTGCATAAAAACAACTTATGGTTTGTGAGCCCTTTGTGTCCTATCACAGCAATTTTACCACCTTTTTCATTTGCTAGAAATCTTTAACttgcaatgcatttttttgttacatattaaaatgcatgtaaaaccaCGTAATGGGGATGATGCAGGGTTGGCTGCAATTGCAACACAAATTGTGCTCACTAAAAGAGCTGCAAGATACAcacagctctgcaccagtagcatattaGTACGGCTTACATCGGGCATGCCTTACATACACTTATGCCCAGTGTTTGAAGTGGGaaggtatacagtggtatgccatattgccacttctactgctttcattgtaaaactatcaaattccatgcactcacattttccataccaccacttcgacCATTGCTTATGCCTATATTTaaaaccatttgttttgtttgcaaaatacaaaTTCGCTATTAGGAATTTTAAAACTTCAAAATCTCTCTAATACAGGAGAAACAACTCCCCATCCTGCATACGtgaaaaatgaatttttttttgcttagatGCACAAAAGCATAATTAATATATGCACCGAAGTAAACCTCTATCAGTGTTAGTGGAACATTTGCAAATAGCCAACCACAAGCAGTTTGCTATTATTGGCGACCAtgatcatcatctgctgtttgtAACTGCCCTTAACCACTCACAAATAACACAGCTTTTGTATTTCAGTTGGCATTTGTTCGCAAATACACAAACTTTCCCTCACTGTACTTGGCATATGTTagaacgccccttccctcccccatcctaCCTCTCGAAGCTCAAGCGGGCATAATTGCTAGAAACTGCAAAAGGCACATATGAACAGGgccacttttctgggcatgcacagagtgatttcacTCAAGATGCGCTATGCAAACTGGCGTAGTGCTCACTCTGCATAGGCtccaacagggccggactggccatctgacacttcaggcaaatgccagaagggccgatgggtaGTTGGGTCGATCCAGCCGGCAGCATGCCTGCCCGAGCAGCAGCAGCCCACTGTGCGCTGCTTGGCGGACAGTTTCATTGATGTGCGGCCATGTGAGTGGCGCACATCACTgcgcacagtattttaatatagtgtgcgtgtgtgtgcacagtattttaatataatatgtgagggaagggaggatcttaataaaGTGTGGGtagtaggctatttaatggtggagtgtaggtggaggctaataatttaaggtgaggtgaaggaacctttaatttaatgctggggtggtttagggc
The Mixophyes fleayi isolate aMixFle1 chromosome 1, aMixFle1.hap1, whole genome shotgun sequence DNA segment above includes these coding regions:
- the KLHL26 gene encoding kelch-like protein 26 isoform X3; its protein translation is MAESGGGEFVSLGQSRAMFTGGMREASQDVIELKGVSSRGLRHIIDFAYSAEVTLDLDCIHDVLGAAVFLQMVPVVELCEEFLKSAMSVETCLNIGQMATTFSLTSLKESVDAFTFRHFLKISEEEDFLHLPLERLVFFLQSNKLKNCSEIDLFHAAIRWLQFDYSRRANASQVLCHIRFPLMKSSELVDSVQIVDIMVEDVLCRQYLLEAFNYQILPFRQHEMQSHRTIIRSDVCSLITFGGTPYTDNDRTVSSKVYYLPDMSARQFKELYEMEVGCSHACVAVLDNFVYVVGGQHLQYRSGEGAVEVCFRYDPHLNQWLRIQPMQESRIQFQLHVLYGMLYATGGRNRSGSLASVEKYCPKKNEWTYVCSLKRRTWGHAGATLGGKLYISGGYGVSVEDKKALHCYDPSLDQWEFKNPMNEPRVLHAMVGAKNKMYVFGGRMDHVDRCFDVLAVEYYAPETDVWTTVSPMRAGQSEAGCCLLDKKIFIVGGYNWHLNNVTSIVQVYNAETDEWERDLHFPESFAGIACASVILPQVITQS
- the KLHL26 gene encoding kelch-like protein 26 isoform X1 — encoded protein: MAESGGGEFVSLGQSSMADKNSCLKCTFSAPDHSTTLLQGLTALRAQGQLLDVILTINNEVFQVHKVVLAACSDYFRAMFTGGMREASQDVIELKGVSSRGLRHIIDFAYSAEVTLDLDCIHDVLGAAVFLQMVPVVELCEEFLKSAMSVETCLNIGQMATTFSLTSLKESVDAFTFRHFLKISEEEDFLHLPLERLVFFLQSNKLKNCSEIDLFHAAIRWLQFDYSRRANASQVLCHIRFPLMKSSELVDSVQIVDIMVEDVLCRQYLLEAFNYQILPFRQHEMQSHRTIIRSDVCSLITFGGTPYTDNDRTVSSKVYYLPDMSARQFKELYEMEVGCSHACVAVLDNFVYVVGGQHLQYRSGEGAVEVCFRYDPHLNQWLRIQPMQESRIQFQLHVLYGMLYATGGRNRSGSLASVEKYCPKKNEWTYVCSLKRRTWGHAGATLGGKLYISGGYGVSVEDKKALHCYDPSLDQWEFKNPMNEPRVLHAMVGAKNKMYVFGGRMDHVDRCFDVLAVEYYAPETDVWTTVSPMRAGQSEAGCCLLDKKIFIVGGYNWHLNNVTSIVQVYNAETDEWERDLHFPESFAGIACASVILPQVITQS
- the KLHL26 gene encoding kelch-like protein 26 isoform X2, whose product is MIPSRGWKIGCDQSGSMADKNSCLKCTFSAPDHSTTLLQGLTALRAQGQLLDVILTINNEVFQVHKVVLAACSDYFRAMFTGGMREASQDVIELKGVSSRGLRHIIDFAYSAEVTLDLDCIHDVLGAAVFLQMVPVVELCEEFLKSAMSVETCLNIGQMATTFSLTSLKESVDAFTFRHFLKISEEEDFLHLPLERLVFFLQSNKLKNCSEIDLFHAAIRWLQFDYSRRANASQVLCHIRFPLMKSSELVDSVQIVDIMVEDVLCRQYLLEAFNYQILPFRQHEMQSHRTIIRSDVCSLITFGGTPYTDNDRTVSSKVYYLPDMSARQFKELYEMEVGCSHACVAVLDNFVYVVGGQHLQYRSGEGAVEVCFRYDPHLNQWLRIQPMQESRIQFQLHVLYGMLYATGGRNRSGSLASVEKYCPKKNEWTYVCSLKRRTWGHAGATLGGKLYISGGYGVSVEDKKALHCYDPSLDQWEFKNPMNEPRVLHAMVGAKNKMYVFGGRMDHVDRCFDVLAVEYYAPETDVWTTVSPMRAGQSEAGCCLLDKKIFIVGGYNWHLNNVTSIVQVYNAETDEWERDLHFPESFAGIACASVILPQVITQS